A single region of the Triticum dicoccoides isolate Atlit2015 ecotype Zavitan chromosome 2B, WEW_v2.0, whole genome shotgun sequence genome encodes:
- the LOC119365239 gene encoding uncharacterized protein LOC119365239, whose amino-acid sequence MLSPNMANKSYKQRNEKVQVGCMSGLIRMFDFRRGQKYLSDGSRRMNTYSVKRGLKGSEDYNRITAADNDRDHGAETIYAGRPSIRALMEEEMASGTQPLKQTERNTLGIFSSDVKSVNLPEGSEIDLNLAASLMEIYRSHNGSQDSSDSVQSGNISYSVDQENNADAGAHPSRIPCVIQKALEDVAKAVISHQSANAEYITSTGEARSKELVDALQLLSSNKELFLMLLRDPSSRLLQCLQNLYTSLGGPKLEPAESDEVTKLQGATNGIEQSEVSPSKVQRKYNSFLQEDKLVTRKPSQLNDTSRGLSTIVILKPSPARSQGSLISSSVTSSPLSNHNNLPGQVESGKAPHHFSLRELRRRLKLATMSSSTFQNADSPKQFAVESMSISSESTDSSDCEIAKEPSSVDKKTNFRDSGIGMGNDATHGVGSFSYEKARKHLIEKLDNQDEDISQTLHKSESIGRLISFPKDEAFSPSHSPPKEGISISQEATDSSSQIIEEDDSSANFSPPSEDQETESTNASSSASKELDELRTDHGNHLLEEHTISQELIDEDVKNMQDAAESLQLSTEVETSSEQINSDQLSSEEPHPMNALPEVTVHSAEDPIEGQDDCSPSAVIGLAKPSMLTFSCLPENADEKEEKLSPHSVLDPSLENSTSPSHKTRKQDELSMPSSRVLFEELDTPSETLQTPVLYDKNERVSFIKSVLEASESMAEGCSERWYMDVSVLETSVLAEIGMSYCLTDDVVLLFDCVEEVLLRISNNFFGADPWVAFLKNNVRPAPLGMELVKEVAKCIDCLVDDTGTPKALDEVVMKDLESGPWMDLRCDAEDAVIDVWDGMLDDLLEEMVFDLWF is encoded by the exons ATGTTGTCCCCCAACATGGCAAACAAAAGTTACAAACAGCGGAACGAGAAGGTTCAGGTTGGTTGTATGTCGGGGCTGATCCGCATGTTCGACTTCCGCCGCGGTCAAAAATATCTTTCAGATGGGAGCCGGAGGATGAACACATATTCAG TTAAAAGGGGTCTAAAAGGTTCTGAAGATTACAATAGAATTACGGCTGCAGAT AATGACAGAGACCATGGGGCTGAAACAATTTATGCTGGTAGGCCAAGTattagagcactgatggaagaagaGATGGCCAGTGGTACACAGCCCTTGAAGCAAACAGAAAGAAACACGCTGGGGATATTCTCTAGTGATGTTAAGTCTGTGAATCTGCCTGAAGGATCTGAGATTGACCTAAACTTGGCTGCGAGTCTCATGGAAATTTACAGAAGTCACAATGGAAGCCAAGACAGTAGCGATTCTGTTCAATCCGGTAACATTTCTTATTCAGTTGACCAAGAGAACAATGCTGATGCTGGTGCACATCCCAGTCGGATACCCTGTGTTATTCAAAAAGCACTAGAAGATGTGGCCAAAGCGGTTATAAGCCATCAATCAGCGAATGCAGAGTACATAACCAGCACTGGCGAAGCTAGGTCCAAAGAATTGGTTGATGCACTGCAGCTGCTGAGCTCAAACAAAGAGTTGTTTCTGATGCTTCTGCGAGACCCGAGCTCTAGATTGTTACAGTGCCTCCAAAACCTCTATACATCCCTAGGAGGTCCCAAGTTAGAACCCGCAGAATCTGATGAAGTAACTAAGTTGCAAGGTGCGACTAACGGCATAGAGCAGTCGGAGGTTTCACCAAGTAAAGTGCAAAGAAAGTATAATTCTTTCTTGCAAGAGGATAAGTTAGTCACGAGGAAACCATCACAGCTAAATGATACTTCCCGTGGCCTTAGCACAATAGTAATCTTGAAGCCAAGTCCTGCAAGAAGTCAGGGTAGCCTTATCTCAAGTAGTGTAACTTCTTCACCACTATCAAATCATAATAATTTGCCAGGTCAGGTTGAAAGTGGCAAAGCTCCTCACCATTTCTCTCTTAGAGAGCTTAGAAGGAGGCTAAAGCTTGCCACCATGAGTAGTAGTACTTTCCAGAATGCTGATTCACCCAAGCAGTTTGCTGTCGAAAGTATGTCGATAAGTTCAGAAAGTACAGATTCTTCTGACTGTGAGATAGCTAAGGAACCATCCAGTGTTGACAAGAAAACAAACTTTAGAGATAGTGGAATTGGCATGGGGAATGATGCCACTCATGGTGTCGGCTCTTTTTCCTATGAAAAGGCTAGGAAGCATCTCATTGAGAAGCTAGACAATCAAGATGAAGACATTTCTCAGACTTTACATAAATCAGAATCCATAGGCAGATTAATTTCATTTCCGAAGGATGAGGCATTTTCTCCCAGTCATTCCCCTCCAAAGGAGGGCATTAGTATATCTCAGGAAGCTACAGACTCAAGTTCACAAATAATTGAGGAAGATGATAGTTCAGCAAATTTTAGCCCACCAAGCGAAGACCAAGAGACAGAATCGACCAATGCAAGCTCTTCAGCTAGTAAAGAGTTGGATGAACTCAGGACAGATCATGGCAACCATCTATTGGAGGAGCACACTATTTCTCAGGAGCTAATCGATGAAG ATGTTAAGAACATGCAGGATGCAGCGGAAAGCCTACAACTCTCTACCGAGGTCGAAACTTCAAGTGAACAAATAAATTCAGACCAG TTATCTTCCGAAGAACCACATCCCATGAATGCGTTACCAGAGGTGACCGTGCATTCTGCTGAGGACCCCATTGAGGGACAAGACGATTGCAGTCCATCAGCGGTCATTGGATTAGCCAAGCCATCCATGTTGACATTTTCTTGCTTACCCGAGAATGCTGATGAAAAAGAGGAAAAACTGAGTCCACACTCGGTTCTGGATCCTTCCTTGGAAAATAGTACTAGTCCTAGCCATAAAACTCGAAAGCAAG ATGAGTTGTCCATGCCGAGCTCAAGAGTTCTTTTCGAAGAACTTGACACTCCATCTGAGACGTTGCAGACGCCTGTTCTTTATGATAAAAATGAAAGGGTTTCCTTCATTAAGTCTGTGCTAGAAGCGTCAGAATCGATGGCTGAGGGCTGTTCAGAGAGGTGGTATATGGATGTGTCAGTGCTTGAGACATCTGTATTGGCTGAAATAGGAATGTCATACTGCCTGACAGACGATGTGGTTCTTCTTTTTGATTGTGTTGAGGAAGTCCTTCTCAGGATAAGCAATAATTTCTTCGGCGCTGACCCATGGGTGGCTTTTCTGAAGAACAACGTGAGACCAGCACCGCTGGGGATGGAACTTGTTAAAGAGGTGGCCAAGTGCATCGATTGTCTTGTCGATGATACTGGAACTCCAAAAGCATTAGATGAGGTGGTGATGAAAGACTTGGAAAGTGGACCGTGGATGGACCTTCGATGCGATGCTGAAGACGCTGTCATTGATGTGTGGGATGGTATGCTTGACGACTTACTGGAGGAGATGGTATTTGACCTGTGGTTTTAA
- the LOC119365242 gene encoding rop guanine nucleotide exchange factor 3-like — protein sequence MDTPTSSTWEEGSQSDYADFDDDDMPQRGGGLRALNLRRDDEHDDAASDVSSECSGEPGSPYGSPYPRWPVCKLAARMPPPVPLLQRLGTETRRGGPRDRKAGCTELQLMKERLSKLLLGEDMSGGGKGVSTAAAISNAITNLYATVFGSCHRLEPLPVEKKSMWRREMDCLLSVCDYIVEFFPSKDILPDGTTREVMATRPRSDIYVNLPALEKLDDMLLEILDGFQKTEFWYLNDKAHKDSCDDSAPCRPASHRGEERWWLPVPCVTKSGLKESARRDLRQKHDCASQIHKAAMAINNGILAEIKIPESYTQTLPKCGRASVGDAIYRGMSFPGKFSPEYLLDCLEISSEHEAVEAADRVEAAMHVWRRKAGHGHARSPWGAVKDLMESDKNVMLASRAEDALLCLKHRFPGLSQTTLDASKIQHNKDVGQAVLESYSRVLESLAYTIVTCIDDVLFADESARKI from the exons ATGGACACGCCGACGTCGTCGACGTGGGAGGAGGGCTCGCAGTCCGACTACGCCGACTTCGACGACGATGACATGCCGCAGCGGGGCGGCGGACTGCGAGCGCTAAACCTCCGCCGCGACGACGAGCACGACGATGCCGCCTCCGACGTGTCCTCCGAGTGCAGCGGGGAGCCCGGGAGCCCGTACGGGTCGCCGTACCCACGCTGGCCGGTGTGCAAGCTGGCGGCGCGGATGCCACCGCCGGTGCCGCTGCTGCAGAGGCTCGGCACGGAGACGCGCCGCGGCGGCCCGCGTGACCGGAAGGCCGGTTGCACCG AGTTGCAGCTGATGAAGGAGAGGCTCTCCAAGCTCCTGCTCGGggaggacatgtccggcggcggcaaGGGCGTCTCCACCGCCGCGGCCATCTCCAATGCCATCACCAACCTCTACG CCACCGTTTTCGGGAGCTGCCACCGGCTGGAGCCACTGCCGGTGGAGAAGAAGTCGATGTGGCGGCGGGAGATGGACTGCCTGCTCTCGGTCTGCGACTACATCGTCGAGTTCTTCCCGTCCAAGGACATCCTTCCCGACGGCACGACCCGAGAG GTGATGGCGAcgaggccgagatccgacatctacGTCAACCTCCCGGCCCTCGAGAAgctcgacgacatgctgctc GAGATCCTGGACGGCTTCCAGAAGACGGAATTCTGGTACCTCAACGACAAGGCGCACAAGGACAGCTGCGACGACTCGGCGCCGTGCCGTCCGGCGAGCCACCGCGGCGAGGAGCGGTGGTGGCTGCCGGTGCCGTGCGTCACCAAGTCCGGGCTGAAGGAGTCCGCCCGGCGGGACCTGCGGCAGAAGCACGACTGCGCGAGCCAGATCCACAAGGCGGCAATGGCCATCAACAACGGCATCCTCGCCGAGATCAAGATCCCAGAATCGTACACGCAGACGCTTCCCAAG TGCGGGCGGGCGAGCGTGGGCGACGCCATCTACCGGGGCATGTCGTTCCCGGGCAAGTTCTCGCCGGAGTACCTGCTGGACTGCCTGGAGATATCGTCGGAGCacgaggcggtggaggcggcggaccGCGTGGAGGCGGCGATGCACGTGTGGCGGCGCAAGGCGGGCCACGGTCACGCGAGGTCGCCGTGGGGCGCCGTCAAGGACCTCATGGAGTCGGACAAGAACGTGATGCTGGCGAGCCGGGCCGAGGACGCCCTGCTCTGCCTCAAGCACCGCTTCCCCGGCCTCTCCCAGACCACGCTCGACGCCAGCAAGATACAGCACAACAAG GACGTCGGGCAGGCCGTCCTGGAGAGCTACTCCAGGGTGCTGGAGAGCCTGGCGTACACCATAGTGACATGTATAGACGACGTTCTTTTCGCCGACGAGTCGGCGAGGAAGATCTGA